In one window of Helianthus annuus cultivar XRQ/B chromosome 17, HanXRQr2.0-SUNRISE, whole genome shotgun sequence DNA:
- the LOC110925254 gene encoding uncharacterized mitochondrial protein AtMg00810-like — translation MTQCNPVSTPVDTNAKLSASSGDDFADPTLYRSLAGALQYLTFTRPDISYAVQQICMHMHTPKTGHWLALKRIIRYIKGTVSFGLTLGPTGSKSLVAYTDADWAGCPDTRRSTSGYCVYYGDNLIS, via the coding sequence ATGACACAATGTAATCCGGTATCTACTCCCGTTGACACTAATGCCAAGCTCAGTGCCTCGTCCGGTGATGATTTTGCCGACCCAACTCTTTACCGCAGCTTGGCAGGTGCGTTACAATATCTCACCTTTACACGTCCCGACATCAGTTACGCGGTCCAACAAATATGCATGCATATGCACACCCCTAAAACGGGCCATTGGCTAGCTCTGAAACGGATCATCCGGTACATCAAAGGTACTGTCTCATTCGGCTTAACACTCGGCCCCACTGGCTCCAAGTCCCTCGTTGCCTACACGGACGCCGACTGGGCTGGCTGCCCTGACACCCGTCGGTCGACTAGTGGATATTGTGTTTATTATGGCGACAATCTTATTTCGTGA